Proteins from one Anaerobranca californiensis DSM 14826 genomic window:
- the rpmF gene encoding 50S ribosomal protein L32: MAVPKRRQSKARQAKRRANWKLELPTNMACPQCHQPKLPHRVCPECGYYKGKQVVGK; encoded by the coding sequence ATGGCAGTACCTAAGCGGAGGCAGTCTAAAGCCCGTCAAGCTAAAAGAAGAGCGAATTGGAAATTAGAATTACCTACAAACATGGCATGTCCACAATGTCATCAACCTAAATTACCACACAGAGTATGTCCTGAATGCGGATATTATAAAGGTAAACAAGTAGTAGGTAAATAA
- a CDS encoding YceD family protein, translating to MKGSQAINLDEIIKEPNLTKQFSFSIDPAEIKELTGYITPSSPILLDLSIRFADDIFYVTGNLTGVLELECSRCMEVVVYEINYPIADGYSLKPQKDEDIIVLDKSKLELEEILRESLEFAMPVKILCKESCLGLCINCGSNLNLSTCQCLKDQIDPRLAILKDLLKE from the coding sequence ATGAAAGGGTCACAGGCAATAAATCTTGATGAAATAATTAAAGAACCTAATTTAACTAAACAATTTTCTTTTAGTATAGACCCAGCTGAAATTAAAGAATTAACAGGATATATAACCCCAAGTTCACCAATATTACTGGATCTTTCTATCAGGTTTGCTGATGACATTTTTTATGTTACTGGTAACTTAACTGGTGTATTGGAACTTGAGTGTAGCAGGTGTATGGAGGTTGTTGTCTATGAAATTAATTACCCCATCGCCGATGGTTATAGTTTAAAACCCCAAAAGGATGAAGATATTATAGTTTTAGATAAAAGCAAACTAGAGCTTGAAGAAATCCTTAGGGAAAGTTTAGAATTTGCTATGCCTGTAAAAATCCTTTGTAAAGAAAGTTGTTTAGGATTATGTATCAATTGTGGAAGTAATTTAAATTTATCAACATGCCAATGTCTAAAGGATCAAATTGATCCTAGATTGGCAATTTTAAAAGATTTATTAAAAGAATAA